In a genomic window of Candidatus Hydrogenedentota bacterium:
- a CDS encoding DUF494 domain-containing protein, whose product MKQLVTKLVDVILKRLEEQPDAVPTENGIRSWLTGQGYKKRDIDAAIKLVAPRFLSVSRENALSRVPVRTLSLLEEYKLLPEARDALARLDMYGLIDPYEREMILDRLNHFDGLVGLDELDYLLSWVVCGGRDVESQQTIFGVLEGDSQTLH is encoded by the coding sequence ATGAAGCAATTGGTAACGAAGCTGGTGGATGTGATCCTCAAACGACTCGAGGAACAGCCAGATGCAGTGCCGACTGAGAACGGAATTCGGTCCTGGTTGACCGGCCAAGGGTACAAAAAGCGGGATATTGATGCCGCGATTAAGCTTGTAGCGCCGCGATTTCTTTCGGTTTCTCGCGAAAATGCGCTCAGTCGTGTGCCAGTCCGCACGCTGTCTTTGCTTGAGGAATACAAGCTATTGCCGGAGGCGCGCGACGCGCTTGCCCGTCTGGATATGTATGGACTCATCGATCCCTATGAGCGGGAGATGATTCTGGACCGGTTGAACCATTTCGACGGTTTGGTCGGGCTGGATGAGTTGGATTATTTGCTCTCGTGGGTCGTCTGCGGCGGACGCGACGTCGAATCTCAGCAAACGATTTTTGGCGTGCTGGAAGGCGATAGCCAGACGCTCCACTAG
- the topA gene encoding type I DNA topoisomerase translates to MEKCLVVVESPAKAKTIHRFLGNKYIVRASFGHVRDLPKNDLGVDVDNNFQPKYVTLKDSQKAVKALQEAASKVDLILLASDPDREGEAIGWHVAELLKKTKKPVQRIVFNEITKRSVREATQHPRELDLNLVNAQQARRVLDRLVGYKISPLLQWTMKKGLSAGRVQSVAVRMVCEREAEIRAFVAVEYWTLDALLETERKEIFTARLAKIRGEKAEIGNEAQIQQILKGLEGVPFKVNAVDKKEVRRRPYPPFITSSLQQEASRKLGFSPRKTMVLAQQLYEGLELGPEGHDGLITYMRTDSTRIAAEALEEVRAYIRENHPPAMLPEKPNFYATKKGAQDAHEAIRPTVPSRTPEKVAPYLDAEQIKLYTLIWMRFVASQMAPAVLDQTTVDIEAGDYGFRATGSVMKFPGFTSLYEETQEDKTNGKDGEDATAGLLPELNPNDELSVQELKPEQHFTKPPPRFSEASLIRALEENGIGRPSTYAPTINTIMERGYVAREKGRLTPTELGERVNEALVRDFPDILDISFTAQLESDLDHVEEGTREWHDLIRDFYVSFSKDLTSAQKRVIDERLGENAACPKCGGALEVAEGFFGLYMRCVKHPKCDGRVSLKRTEAAEPTDEVCDKCGAPMVIRSGRFGKFMACSTYPKCKNTHNVDKQGNKVEAPPKEPPKKTDQKCPTCGAMLLIRKSRMGEEFYGCSAYPKCKFTRPMELGLTCPRPGCGGNLVPKLAKRRRFIGCDKYPECDFTAFGTVDKSVACAKCSNPWTMVIKSKSKPTVRKCPVPSCAFEEELLSEES, encoded by the coding sequence ATGGAGAAGTGTTTGGTGGTCGTGGAATCGCCCGCGAAGGCGAAGACCATCCATCGTTTTCTTGGCAACAAGTACATTGTCCGGGCGAGTTTTGGGCATGTCCGTGACCTGCCCAAAAACGATTTGGGCGTGGACGTCGACAACAATTTCCAGCCCAAGTATGTCACGTTGAAGGACTCTCAGAAGGCCGTGAAGGCTTTGCAGGAGGCGGCCTCCAAGGTCGACCTCATTTTGCTTGCTTCAGACCCTGACCGCGAGGGTGAGGCCATCGGCTGGCATGTGGCCGAGTTGCTGAAGAAGACCAAGAAGCCTGTGCAGCGTATCGTCTTCAACGAGATCACGAAGCGCAGCGTGCGCGAAGCCACCCAGCATCCCCGCGAACTGGATCTGAATTTGGTGAACGCCCAGCAGGCGCGCCGGGTGTTGGACCGTTTAGTCGGATACAAGATCAGCCCCCTGCTGCAATGGACCATGAAGAAGGGTTTGAGCGCGGGCCGGGTACAGTCTGTGGCCGTGCGGATGGTATGCGAGCGCGAGGCGGAAATCCGCGCGTTTGTGGCGGTCGAGTATTGGACGCTCGACGCACTTCTGGAGACGGAACGCAAGGAGATCTTCACGGCGCGTCTCGCGAAGATTCGAGGCGAAAAGGCCGAGATCGGGAACGAAGCCCAGATCCAGCAGATTCTGAAGGGTCTCGAAGGTGTGCCGTTCAAGGTCAACGCCGTTGATAAGAAAGAAGTGCGGCGGCGCCCCTATCCGCCGTTTATCACGAGCTCGCTGCAGCAGGAAGCGTCACGAAAGCTTGGATTTTCGCCGCGCAAGACGATGGTGCTGGCGCAGCAATTGTACGAAGGCCTTGAGTTGGGTCCCGAGGGGCATGACGGTCTAATCACGTACATGCGTACGGACTCAACCCGCATTGCAGCGGAAGCGCTGGAAGAGGTGCGGGCTTATATTCGCGAGAATCATCCGCCCGCGATGTTGCCGGAAAAGCCCAATTTCTATGCGACGAAGAAAGGCGCTCAGGACGCGCACGAAGCGATTCGTCCCACGGTACCGTCGCGGACCCCGGAGAAGGTTGCGCCGTATCTCGATGCGGAGCAGATCAAGCTGTATACGTTGATCTGGATGCGTTTTGTGGCCAGTCAGATGGCGCCGGCCGTTCTGGATCAGACTACGGTGGATATCGAGGCGGGAGACTACGGATTCCGGGCGACGGGCAGCGTGATGAAGTTTCCGGGATTCACGTCGCTCTACGAAGAGACGCAGGAAGACAAGACCAATGGGAAGGACGGCGAAGACGCGACGGCTGGGCTTCTTCCAGAATTGAACCCGAATGACGAGCTGTCGGTTCAGGAACTCAAGCCGGAACAGCATTTCACGAAGCCGCCGCCCCGGTTCAGCGAAGCGAGCCTGATCCGGGCGCTTGAGGAGAATGGAATCGGCCGTCCCAGCACGTACGCGCCGACGATCAATACGATCATGGAGCGCGGATACGTGGCGCGCGAAAAGGGTCGTCTCACGCCGACCGAACTCGGCGAACGCGTCAACGAGGCCTTGGTGCGCGACTTCCCGGATATCCTGGACATCAGTTTCACCGCGCAGCTCGAATCGGACTTGGACCACGTGGAAGAAGGCACGCGCGAGTGGCACGACTTGATTCGCGATTTTTACGTGAGCTTCTCGAAGGACTTGACCTCCGCTCAGAAGCGTGTAATCGATGAGCGGCTTGGCGAAAATGCCGCGTGTCCAAAATGCGGCGGCGCGCTTGAGGTCGCCGAAGGGTTCTTCGGGCTCTATATGCGGTGCGTCAAGCATCCGAAGTGCGACGGGCGTGTCAGCCTGAAGCGCACAGAGGCCGCCGAACCTACGGACGAGGTGTGCGACAAGTGCGGCGCGCCCATGGTGATTCGCAGCGGACGTTTTGGGAAGTTTATGGCTTGCTCGACGTACCCCAAGTGCAAGAATACGCACAACGTCGACAAGCAGGGCAACAAGGTGGAAGCGCCGCCAAAAGAGCCGCCGAAGAAGACCGACCAGAAATGCCCGACGTGCGGCGCCATGTTGTTGATTCGCAAAAGCCGCATGGGCGAAGAGTTCTACGGATGCAGCGCGTATCCCAAGTGCAAGTTCACGCGGCCAATGGAACTGGGGCTGACGTGTCCGCGTCCGGGATGCGGTGGCAATCTGGTCCCCAAACTGGCGAAACGCCGCCGCTTCATTGGATGCGACAAGTATCCGGAATGCGATTTCACGGCTTTCGGCACCGTGGACAAGAGCGTTGCGTGTGCGAAATGCAGTAATCCATGGACGATGGTGATTAAGTCCAAAAGCAAGCCGACCGTACGGAAGTGCCCGGTACCGAGTTGCGCTTTCGAGGAAGAGCTTCTTAGCGAGGAATCGTGA
- a CDS encoding tyrosine recombinase XerC, with the protein MVSTADEPAIERFVVYLETERGFSPHTVRAYLADLDQFCDYVERGPDSFERDPEELHPPATFKALARATRNDVRAFLAHVQTAGGTPRTSARKLASIRAAYRYFLRSGALETNPAQAVRSPKLARDLPDVLSIPEVSALLEAPDLNDPLGVRDRAVLETLYSSGIRAAELAGLAIRDVDLVGGTILVMGKRRKQRIAYLGAPATDAINAYLRVRGGFNQPKHERLFVNFRGGPLTTRSVQRIVERYVRAVLPGRREVSPHTLRHTFATHMLDAGADLRVVQELLGHESLSSTQIYTHVSIDRLKQVYRETHPHA; encoded by the coding sequence ATCGTGAGCACCGCCGACGAACCTGCCATTGAGCGGTTTGTCGTCTACCTGGAGACGGAGCGGGGCTTTTCGCCGCACACAGTACGGGCCTATCTGGCGGACCTGGACCAGTTTTGCGATTACGTCGAGCGAGGCCCCGACTCGTTTGAGCGCGACCCCGAGGAACTCCACCCGCCTGCAACGTTTAAGGCGCTGGCCCGTGCGACGCGTAACGACGTGCGCGCTTTTCTGGCTCACGTGCAGACGGCGGGAGGAACGCCGCGTACGTCGGCGCGAAAACTGGCGTCTATCCGGGCCGCGTACCGCTACTTCCTGCGGTCTGGAGCGCTGGAGACCAACCCGGCGCAGGCCGTGCGATCGCCCAAGCTGGCCCGCGACTTACCCGATGTTCTCAGCATTCCCGAAGTGTCCGCGCTCTTGGAAGCGCCGGACCTTAACGACCCGCTAGGCGTGCGCGACCGTGCCGTTTTGGAGACGCTGTATTCCAGCGGCATCCGGGCCGCGGAACTGGCAGGATTGGCGATTCGCGACGTGGACTTGGTCGGTGGAACGATCCTCGTGATGGGCAAGCGCCGCAAGCAGCGCATCGCATATTTGGGAGCGCCCGCAACGGACGCCATCAACGCGTATTTGCGGGTTCGCGGCGGGTTCAATCAGCCCAAACACGAACGGCTGTTCGTCAACTTTCGCGGAGGGCCATTGACCACGCGCAGCGTGCAGCGCATCGTGGAACGTTACGTGCGCGCGGTGTTGCCGGGACGGCGCGAGGTCTCGCCGCACACGTTGCGTCATACGTTTGCCACGCACATGCTTGACGCGGGCGCCGATCTTCGGGTTGTGCAGGAACTTCTGGGGCACGAGAGTCTGTCGAGCACGCAGATCTACACGCACGTGAGCATTGACCGGTTGAAGCAGGTTTATCGCGAAACACATCCCCATGCGTAA
- a CDS encoding DUF1559 domain-containing protein, whose translation MKKSGFTLIELLVVIAIIGILASLLLPALARAREAARRASCANNLKQWGLVYSMYSGESKGEKFPPLELELGCGFRACFAWGPLVSSVYPEYLTDPAIIFCPSDASDSLDNHRTSDGVLTLVNKVEGNRQEGVEAIDASYTYVPWMLDRVSDDSPMDFALPLFMIADMLGLSAADAVDFAEGPAQLLNLAHSVISSTMPFHMTHDPEAFMQEADSDKTVEEGNGNGGGTTIYRLRQGIERFLISDINNPAADAKAASEIFVMYDNVAVATSQFNHVPGGGNVLYMDGHVSFIRYPGEAPISKKMAGIMRMFDFHPHH comes from the coding sequence ATGAAGAAGAGTGGATTTACTCTTATCGAATTGCTGGTCGTCATTGCCATCATAGGCATTCTTGCATCCCTGCTGCTGCCCGCGTTGGCCCGCGCACGAGAAGCGGCGCGGCGGGCATCCTGCGCGAACAATCTGAAGCAGTGGGGACTTGTGTATTCGATGTATTCGGGCGAATCGAAGGGCGAGAAGTTTCCGCCGTTGGAGTTGGAACTGGGGTGCGGATTCCGCGCGTGTTTTGCATGGGGACCGCTGGTTAGTTCGGTCTATCCGGAGTACCTTACCGATCCGGCAATCATCTTCTGTCCGTCTGACGCGAGCGATAGCCTGGACAACCACCGCACTTCGGACGGAGTCCTGACGTTGGTGAACAAAGTGGAAGGAAACCGCCAAGAAGGGGTGGAGGCCATCGACGCGAGCTATACGTATGTGCCGTGGATGCTGGATCGCGTCTCCGACGATTCGCCCATGGACTTTGCCCTTCCACTCTTCATGATTGCGGACATGCTGGGACTGTCCGCGGCGGACGCAGTCGATTTCGCGGAAGGGCCCGCGCAACTTCTGAATTTGGCGCACAGCGTGATTTCGTCGACCATGCCTTTCCACATGACCCACGATCCGGAGGCATTCATGCAGGAGGCGGACAGTGATAAGACGGTCGAGGAAGGGAATGGAAACGGCGGGGGAACGACGATTTACAGGCTTCGTCAAGGGATCGAGCGATTCCTGATCAGTGATATTAACAACCCCGCGGCGGACGCGAAAGCGGCCAGCGAGATCTTTGTGATGTATGATAACGTAGCTGTGGCGACCTCGCAGTTCAATCATGTCCCCGGCGGAGGCAATGTGCTTTACATGGATGGTCATGTATCGTTTATCCGCTATCCTGGAGAAGCGCCAATCAGCAAGAAGATGGCGGGGATTATGCGGATGTTCGACTTTCATCCTCATCATTGA
- a CDS encoding sigma-70 family RNA polymerase sigma factor — MIAEMGLLGRRMYAQNSSFGSAALMPVRGWAEDNVCATSEIPEVSGLHLMANRDVTTENVSDHALIHACLKHDKNAFAQLIQRYEASVTAILWRFTRDRVVLEELVQDTFVEAYFSLRRFRADAPFFPWLRTIATRVGYRSWRRARRDRLRNARFMQWGSAGETGITKTEPTDSAEYMYRVLEMLDPKDRLVLTLQYFEGCSTNEIAERMGWSTSLVKVRAFRARKRLKTLLLEMEDSSHGRS, encoded by the coding sequence ATGATCGCGGAGATGGGTCTCTTGGGCAGGCGAATGTACGCGCAGAACAGCTCTTTCGGAAGCGCGGCGCTCATGCCTGTTCGTGGGTGGGCTGAGGACAACGTTTGTGCGACTTCCGAGATTCCAGAGGTTAGCGGTCTGCATTTGATGGCAAATCGCGATGTCACAACGGAGAACGTCTCAGACCATGCGCTAATCCACGCGTGTTTGAAGCACGACAAGAATGCGTTTGCCCAACTGATTCAGCGGTACGAGGCTTCGGTGACCGCGATTCTGTGGCGGTTTACGAGAGACAGGGTCGTACTGGAAGAACTGGTTCAAGATACCTTCGTCGAGGCCTATTTCAGCTTGCGGCGATTCCGGGCCGATGCCCCCTTTTTCCCGTGGCTGCGGACGATTGCCACGCGCGTGGGTTACCGGAGCTGGAGAAGAGCGCGCCGCGACCGCCTTCGGAATGCCCGCTTCATGCAGTGGGGTTCGGCGGGAGAGACAGGCATTACCAAGACCGAGCCTACGGATTCCGCCGAGTATATGTACCGGGTATTGGAAATGCTGGACCCCAAGGACCGACTTGTTTTGACGCTGCAGTATTTCGAGGGGTGTTCAACCAATGAGATTGCGGAACGAATGGGCTGGTCTACTTCGTTGGTGAAGGTTCGCGCCTTTCGCGCACGCAAGCGGTTGAAGACGCTACTGCTCGAGATGGAGGATTCCTCACATGGGCGTTCATGA
- a CDS encoding PilT/PilU family type 4a pilus ATPase, producing the protein MILHDLMHTAINKRASDIHLKTDNPPIFRIDGSLVREDAPKLTESNIMEMLASIARPTDIEKYKKVMELDLSYMLEDIARFRVNVCRDDGDTRIVLRIIPMQIKTIDELGLPEVLRKISQNVNGLVLVTGVTGSGKSTSLAAMIDEINSTRPVHIVTIEDPLEFLHKDKTAVITQREVGHDTLSFANALRGALRQDPDVILIGEMRDAETVRTALASAETGHLVFSTLHTVDAVETLNRIMDFFEPHQQTQIRKQLASVLRAVISQRLLPLKEGVGRTVAAEVLIGNRTVREFIEQGRSFKEITKLIEEGMEQYGMQSFDQALFDLWKSGKISAQVALNNSTSPRDLKLRMQGMRTA; encoded by the coding sequence ATGATTCTTCACGACCTGATGCACACAGCCATCAACAAGCGCGCATCCGATATCCATCTGAAGACCGACAACCCGCCGATCTTTCGGATCGACGGTTCGCTCGTGCGGGAGGACGCCCCCAAGCTCACCGAAAGCAACATCATGGAAATGCTCGCGTCCATTGCACGGCCAACCGATATCGAGAAATACAAAAAGGTCATGGAACTCGACCTTTCCTACATGCTCGAAGACATCGCCCGTTTTCGCGTAAACGTGTGCCGCGACGATGGCGATACACGAATCGTCCTCCGTATCATCCCGATGCAGATCAAGACCATCGATGAACTGGGCCTTCCCGAAGTACTGCGCAAGATCAGTCAGAACGTCAACGGCCTTGTGTTAGTGACCGGCGTCACCGGTAGCGGTAAGTCCACGTCGTTGGCGGCCATGATCGACGAAATCAATTCGACTCGCCCGGTTCACATTGTGACGATCGAAGATCCGCTGGAATTTCTTCACAAAGACAAGACGGCCGTTATTACCCAGCGCGAAGTCGGACACGACACCCTGTCCTTCGCGAACGCCCTTCGCGGTGCGCTGCGCCAAGACCCCGACGTGATTCTCATCGGTGAAATGCGCGACGCCGAGACCGTGCGCACGGCCTTGGCATCAGCCGAGACCGGCCACCTTGTGTTCTCGACCTTGCACACCGTCGACGCGGTGGAAACCCTTAACCGCATCATGGACTTCTTCGAACCGCACCAACAGACGCAAATTCGCAAACAGTTGGCCAGCGTGCTGCGCGCCGTAATTTCTCAGCGCCTCCTTCCGCTCAAAGAAGGCGTTGGCCGAACCGTCGCGGCAGAAGTCCTCATCGGTAACCGGACCGTGCGCGAGTTCATCGAACAAGGACGTTCGTTCAAAGAGATCACGAAACTTATCGAAGAAGGCATGGAACAATACGGTATGCAGTCATTCGACCAAGCCTTGTTCGATCTGTGGAAGAGCGGAAAGATCTCCGCGCAAGTCGCGCTCAACAACAGCACAAGCCCGCGCGACCTCAAACTCCGCATGCAAGGTATGCGCACCGCGTAA
- a CDS encoding efflux transporter outer membrane subunit: MSKRVIAVAIAATAVLAGCMTGPDYKRPDVKMPEKWTATLEKGESGATTVATWWTTLNDPVLNSLVERSAQKNHDLRIAEARVREARAARGLVASALWPTLDVSGSYTRSQAVKQKTQSSGFPLSTGLSLSPTGITRTTTFRGQNGSITSSRTTTQSGSQSGTNLAFTPSAKQSAPDRTTDLFQTGFDASWELDLFGGNRRALEAADADIEAVDEFRRDVLVSLISEVALNYIELRSAQNRLDITNKNIKAQEETLKLTRDRFTAGLSSELDAVRAESLLSTTQSQIPMLETQVDMSIHRLSVLLGAEPGALMEELKPSAKLPTPPAEVPVGLPSDLLRRRPDIRQAERELAAATARIGEAQADLFPKFMLTGAFGGRSDALGSVLSGANQIWSFGPSIRLPIFEGGRIRANIEVQNAREEQAAIAYERSILLALEDVENGLVSYSKEQVRRKSLEDAVKSNETAVTLANERYIRGLEGFLNVLQAQQELFQTEDQLVQSESYVLTNLVSLYKALGGGWELNAPEAQSPSTSK; encoded by the coding sequence ATGTCTAAGCGCGTTATTGCGGTCGCGATTGCCGCGACCGCAGTCCTTGCTGGCTGCATGACGGGCCCCGATTACAAACGGCCCGATGTCAAAATGCCAGAGAAGTGGACGGCCACCCTGGAAAAGGGCGAGTCTGGAGCCACCACCGTAGCCACGTGGTGGACCACGCTCAATGACCCCGTCCTCAACAGCCTCGTGGAACGCAGCGCACAGAAGAACCACGACCTGCGCATCGCGGAAGCCCGTGTTCGCGAGGCGCGCGCCGCGAGGGGCCTCGTCGCGTCCGCGCTCTGGCCTACGCTGGATGTATCCGGTTCTTACACGCGAAGCCAGGCCGTAAAGCAGAAGACGCAATCTTCGGGCTTCCCCCTGTCCACCGGTTTGTCTCTTTCACCCACTGGCATCACGCGCACGACAACATTCCGCGGACAGAACGGCTCCATCACGAGTTCGCGCACGACGACGCAATCAGGCTCGCAGTCCGGGACCAACTTGGCGTTCACTCCTTCTGCAAAACAAAGCGCGCCGGACCGCACGACTGACCTCTTCCAGACCGGTTTCGACGCTAGCTGGGAACTGGATTTGTTCGGCGGCAATCGCCGCGCGCTCGAAGCTGCCGACGCCGACATCGAAGCGGTCGACGAGTTCCGCCGCGACGTGCTCGTATCGCTCATATCGGAAGTGGCCCTCAACTACATCGAATTGCGCAGCGCACAGAACCGGCTCGATATCACGAACAAGAACATCAAGGCGCAGGAAGAAACGCTCAAGCTCACGCGCGACCGCTTTACGGCGGGTCTCAGCAGCGAATTGGATGCCGTACGCGCCGAGTCGCTCCTTTCGACGACCCAGTCTCAAATACCGATGCTGGAAACCCAGGTAGACATGTCCATCCATCGATTAAGCGTCCTGCTTGGCGCCGAACCGGGAGCCTTAATGGAAGAACTGAAGCCCTCCGCGAAGCTGCCCACGCCCCCCGCGGAAGTCCCCGTCGGGCTGCCGTCTGACCTGCTCCGGAGACGCCCGGATATCCGCCAGGCGGAACGAGAACTGGCCGCCGCAACTGCCCGCATCGGCGAAGCGCAAGCCGACCTCTTTCCGAAGTTCATGCTGACGGGCGCGTTTGGAGGCCGCAGCGACGCGCTTGGGAGTGTATTGAGCGGAGCGAACCAGATCTGGTCCTTTGGCCCCAGTATCCGCCTGCCCATATTCGAAGGTGGACGCATTCGCGCTAACATCGAAGTACAGAACGCGCGGGAAGAGCAGGCAGCAATCGCCTACGAACGCAGCATTCTGCTCGCGTTAGAAGACGTCGAGAATGGCCTGGTTTCGTATTCGAAAGAACAGGTGCGGCGCAAATCACTCGAAGACGCCGTGAAATCGAATGAAACTGCCGTGACTCTGGCAAACGAACGCTATATCCGCGGTCTCGAAGGCTTCTTGAACGTCCTGCAGGCGCAGCAAGAGCTCTTCCAGACGGAAGACCAGCTTGTGCAGAGCGAGAGCTACGTGCTCACCAACCTCGTGTCTTTGTACAAGGCGCTCGGCGGCGGCTGGGAACTCAACGCCCCCGAGGCACAATCGCCGTCAACTTCAAAATAG